GTGGTGCGCAATGTAAACGGCAAGCACCAACGCTATGCCCTCAACCTGAGCGATACCCTCAGCGGGGCGTCGAGCAGCGCCTTCTACCTCCGTCCCTACGACACGATTTACGTGAAGCAGAGCCGCTGGTAATCGTTTTCCTCTGAAAACCGGAAGACCGCTCCTGATTTTCGGGAGCGGTCTCTTTGTTTCGTGGTGTTGGCTTTTGCCGGTTCCTAGAGAGGGGCAGTTGATTCGCTCACCAGTCGGTAGAAGCGTTTCGTTTTTCCGCCTGAGCCGGGATCGGAGACCGAGATCTGGCCGCTTTCGTTTGGCTCCACGGCGATCAGGCTCCAGGTGATCATGTCGCTGGAGGCATAGACCAGGATATTGGTGTCCGGCTCGCCCTCGATGTGAAAGGAGAGCGTGTGATCCGGGTTCACGATCACGCGGCTCACCTTGAAAATTTCCGGCAGAGCTGCGCCGTTCACCACCAGCGAGGCCGGACCAGCACTTGCGGCAGTGCTACCGCGGCTCAGGTCTACGGAGTAGGTGCCGCTATCGGCCGGATCCAGATTGGTTAGGATCAGGGTGGCGGAGTTGGCCCCGCTTAGTGCCACGCCATTCTTTTTCCACTGGTAAGAAACCGGACCGGTGGCCACGGCTGAGACGGTGAAGGCTGCCGCCTGCCCGGCATTCCGTATTTGGCTCACGGGATTGCCGGTCACGGTAAGGACATCCCCACTTCGGGCCAAGGTATCGTTGGGCACAAAGTTCGGGTCGGACGTTAGTACGATCCGGTCGATCTGGGCGTGCTGCTCGCGCGCCCTGAATCGGAGTGAATGACCTCCAGTCGTCAGGGAATAGACACGCGGGGACAGCACTGTCGCGCCTGTAGGCGCAGGAGAGGCCGGAGGAGGAATGAAGATTTTCTTCCACATCCAATTGCCGCTGCGGACGCCGATCAGCGGATCCGGTGCGCCGTAGAAATGGAAAATCTCCTCATCCGTCGTCCCATCCATCGCGATATAGATCGAGTCGCTGCTGGAAGTTCCTCCCCGGACCCGGCACCAGACCTGATATTCATCGTCGGTCGGCACGTTGAAATTCACGCTGATCGAGCCGGCGATGGGATAAACCGGGCAGCTCACGTAAGTCGTGCCGGACTCCGTGGTCTTGGCGAAGGGAGAAGTCATTTGCCCGCTTTCCGCCTCCACCAGTATCATCCGTGTGCTGGTGTCTTGGGCTCCCGGCTCGGCCACGTAGGTTAGACTCACCTCGGCCGAAAAGAGGCTTTCTTGCCCCGCGGTATTGTACGCAGTTACCGCGCAGAAGTAGGTCTGCCCCGAAGTCAGGCTCGTCAGCACCGCCTCCAGCGCGTTCCCGACATCGAGAACCCGGGTATATTGGCGCGTGGACTCTCCCCAATAGATCTTATATCCCGAAATATTTTCTTCGGAATTCCGGTCCCAAGCGACACTTGCAGAACCGGGGGAAATCGCTCCTAGAACAGGATCGGAGAGGGAAAGGATCGCCAGTGCCAAACGCAATAGC
This portion of the Luteolibacter luteus genome encodes:
- a CDS encoding immunoglobulin domain-containing protein; translation: MPLLRLALAILSLSDPVLGAISPGSASVAWDRNSEENISGYKIYWGESTRQYTRVLDVGNALEAVLTSLTSGQTYFCAVTAYNTAGQESLFSAEVSLTYVAEPGAQDTSTRMILVEAESGQMTSPFAKTTESGTTYVSCPVYPIAGSISVNFNVPTDDEYQVWCRVRGGTSSSDSIYIAMDGTTDEEIFHFYGAPDPLIGVRSGNWMWKKIFIPPPASPAPTGATVLSPRVYSLTTGGHSLRFRAREQHAQIDRIVLTSDPNFVPNDTLARSGDVLTVTGNPVSQIRNAGQAAAFTVSAVATGPVSYQWKKNGVALSGANSATLILTNLDPADSGTYSVDLSRGSTAASAGPASLVVNGAALPEIFKVSRVIVNPDHTLSFHIEGEPDTNILVYASSDMITWSLIAVEPNESGQISVSDPGSGGKTKRFYRLVSESTAPL